One genomic region from Prevotella sp. Rep29 encodes:
- a CDS encoding ABC transporter ATP-binding protein translates to MSSAIEIENVSKQYRLGLVSTGTIAHDLNRWWTMNVLRKEDPYLKIGETNDRSTKGESEYVWALKDINFSVEQGDVVGIIGKNGAGKSTLLKLLSRVTTPTTGEIRVRGRIASLLEVGTGFHPEMTGRENIYLNGAIMGMTKAEISRKLDEIVDFSGCERYIDTPVKRYSSGMTVRLGFAIAAHLEPEILIVDEVLAVGDAEFQKKAIGKMKDVSQGGGRTVLFVSHNMAAVKSLCKTGVLLENGMVKETGDVDTIVGHYLKGNNEVANHKCWAEPEIKKDSFELLEIGVRKQGGDFRETMCVDDNIEVVVRYRVIHKYDKLHITYHFKNEQGQKIFSCSGGTRCYSLEHEEGVYEQIMSIPANFLNWGSYFIDLYVVKDSSRAIVVEDDIISFTLGNRAMALGSWMGKEPGDITPIFEFNENKL, encoded by the coding sequence ATGAGTTCTGCAATAGAAATTGAAAATGTAAGTAAACAATATAGGCTCGGACTTGTTTCTACAGGTACGATAGCCCATGACTTGAATCGGTGGTGGACGATGAATGTCCTCCGCAAGGAAGACCCCTATCTGAAAATAGGGGAGACTAATGACCGTTCCACGAAAGGCGAGAGTGAGTATGTGTGGGCATTGAAAGATATTAATTTCAGTGTAGAGCAAGGTGATGTCGTAGGTATTATCGGTAAGAATGGAGCAGGCAAATCCACCCTTTTGAAACTCCTTTCCCGCGTTACGACACCAACGACTGGAGAAATCCGGGTTCGTGGGCGTATTGCCTCACTTTTAGAGGTGGGTACAGGTTTCCATCCCGAAATGACCGGTCGAGAGAACATTTATTTGAATGGTGCCATTATGGGTATGACAAAGGCAGAAATTTCTCGCAAGTTGGATGAAATTGTCGATTTCTCAGGTTGTGAACGTTATATAGATACTCCAGTAAAACGTTACTCTTCTGGTATGACTGTACGTCTTGGTTTTGCCATTGCAGCCCATCTGGAGCCGGAAATCTTGATTGTGGATGAAGTTCTTGCTGTCGGTGATGCAGAGTTCCAAAAGAAAGCTATTGGCAAGATGAAAGATGTTTCGCAAGGTGGTGGGCGTACGGTCCTGTTTGTCAGTCACAATATGGCTGCTGTGAAGAGTTTGTGTAAGACGGGAGTTCTTTTGGAAAATGGTATGGTAAAAGAGACGGGAGACGTTGATACCATTGTCGGGCATTACCTCAAAGGTAATAATGAGGTTGCAAACCATAAATGTTGGGCAGAACCGGAAATAAAGAAAGACAGCTTTGAACTTTTGGAGATTGGTGTGAGAAAGCAAGGTGGTGATTTTCGTGAAACCATGTGTGTTGACGACAATATAGAAGTTGTAGTAAGATATCGTGTAATACATAAGTATGATAAACTCCATATTACATACCATTTCAAGAATGAGCAGGGGCAGAAGATATTCTCCTGTAGCGGTGGCACTCGTTGTTATTCATTGGAGCATGAAGAAGGAGTATATGAGCAAATAATGAGTATCCCAGCAAACTTCCTGAACTGGGGAAGTTATTTTATTGATTTATATGTGGTAAAAGATAGTAGTAGAGCAATTGTTGTTGAAGATGACATCATATCGTTCACTCTTGGCAACAGAGCAATGGCATTAGGGTCATGGATGGGTAAGGAACCAGGTGATATTACGCCAATATTTGAATTCAATGAGAATAAATTGTAA
- a CDS encoding ATP-grasp fold amidoligase family protein, with protein sequence MNLFASLKYRYETFVLNSKWDFLIWEKTKVRYRRETGKQLDYRNPKDINEKLHWLNRYWHSSLKTQCADKYRVREYVGGDKQLSHILVPLINVYDHVDEIDFNLLPNQFVLKCNHGSGCNIICTDKSKLDVEAAKAQLKKWMAQDYSKIFGEIHYRKIKRKIVCEQLISQTAPIEYQVWCINGEPDSFLVCRKNFDGTYDARSYSLDWAPLFERKGETDIFHVADDPIKDSILKYARILSEPFPFVRADFYVVDGKIYFAELTFTPAGNILSKYNDVFLNRLGSKLILPRKQ encoded by the coding sequence ATGAATTTATTTGCAAGTCTTAAGTACAGATATGAGACATTTGTGTTAAACAGTAAATGGGATTTCCTCATTTGGGAAAAAACAAAAGTTCGTTATCGTCGGGAAACTGGGAAACAGCTTGACTATCGCAATCCAAAAGACATCAATGAGAAACTTCATTGGCTGAACCGATATTGGCACAGCTCTCTTAAGACACAGTGTGCCGACAAGTATAGGGTTCGCGAGTATGTGGGGGGAGACAAGCAACTGTCGCATATATTGGTACCGCTAATCAATGTTTATGATCATGTAGATGAGATAGATTTTAATTTATTGCCAAATCAATTCGTCCTTAAATGTAATCATGGATCCGGCTGTAATATTATCTGTACAGATAAGTCGAAACTTGATGTGGAAGCTGCAAAAGCACAATTAAAGAAATGGATGGCTCAGGACTATTCCAAGATATTCGGTGAGATCCATTATAGGAAAATCAAGCGGAAGATAGTATGTGAGCAATTGATTAGTCAGACAGCTCCTATAGAATATCAAGTGTGGTGTATCAATGGGGAACCTGACTCTTTTCTTGTTTGTCGTAAGAACTTTGACGGGACCTACGATGCTCGCTCGTATTCTTTGGATTGGGCACCTCTTTTTGAAAGGAAGGGTGAGACAGATATCTTTCATGTGGCTGACGACCCAATAAAAGATTCCATTCTCAAGTATGCACGGATATTGTCAGAGCCTTTCCCTTTTGTAAGGGCAGATTTCTATGTTGTTGACGGAAAGATTTATTTTGCAGAATTGACATTCACTCCTGCAGGTAATATCTTGTCTAAATATAATGATGTGTTTCTGAATCGTTTAGGTAGTAAGTTGATTTTGCCTCGAAAGCAGTAA
- a CDS encoding glycosyltransferase family 2 protein yields the protein MKVSIIIPVYHVEEYIERCVLSVLKQTYRPLEVVLVDDCSNDKSIEIAKRTIEENSPTSTEFQFIKHEKNLGQSGARNTGIRNSTGDFLYFLDSDDELADDAINNMMEKQKGFPEVEIIQGTMVHALDNGNVDVNHMSFVKDNRSIRKLFFSRNSFLLESACDKLIKKSFILCNNLFFKEGIILEDYHWLNYMVKKVNQIAFVFQPTYIRYLREGSTMTSLTREREIRNIGIILKDFVVSIDEPCYDEQLFTYYNKFLTYYGASKGEYGFNELYVTFRNLFFRRKFYKMGILMILYRKRFFYKEANIKARIRGYMYHNINAFFERKDCC from the coding sequence ATGAAAGTTTCAATAATCATTCCAGTATATCATGTGGAAGAATATATAGAACGGTGTGTCCTTTCTGTATTAAAACAGACATATCGTCCATTGGAAGTTGTTCTTGTTGATGATTGTTCTAATGATAAAAGTATAGAAATAGCAAAGCGGACAATAGAAGAAAATTCTCCAACATCAACAGAATTCCAGTTTATAAAACACGAAAAAAATTTGGGGCAAAGTGGAGCAAGAAATACGGGAATAAGAAATTCGACGGGTGATTTTTTGTATTTTTTAGATAGTGATGATGAACTGGCAGATGATGCGATTAATAATATGATGGAGAAACAAAAAGGTTTTCCAGAAGTTGAGATTATACAAGGAACTATGGTTCATGCATTGGATAATGGAAACGTAGATGTTAATCACATGTCTTTTGTAAAAGATAATAGATCTATAAGGAAACTCTTTTTTTCTAGAAATTCTTTTTTGTTGGAATCTGCATGTGATAAGTTAATAAAGAAGAGCTTTATATTGTGTAATAATCTGTTTTTTAAAGAAGGCATTATTCTTGAGGATTATCATTGGTTAAATTATATGGTTAAGAAGGTAAACCAAATAGCATTTGTATTTCAACCAACTTATATTAGATATCTTCGTGAAGGCTCTACCATGACTTCCTTGACAAGGGAAAGAGAGATTCGGAATATAGGAATTATTTTGAAAGATTTTGTAGTATCTATAGATGAACCATGTTATGATGAACAATTATTCACATATTACAATAAGTTTCTTACATATTATGGTGCATCTAAGGGTGAATATGGTTTTAATGAATTATATGTGACGTTTAGAAATCTCTTTTTTAGGAGAAAGTTCTATAAGATGGGGATATTGATGATTTTATATAGAAAAAGATTTTTCTATAAAGAAGCAAATATAAAAGCTCGCATAAGGGGCTACATGTATCATAATATAAATGCATTTTTTGAAAGAAAGGACTGTTGTTAA
- a CDS encoding glycosyltransferase family A protein, which translates to MEIPLFSVLIANYNNGHYLQEAIDSVFEQSYHNWEIVVVDDGSTDQSSKIYHKYEKDSRFHIVYNEQNRGCGYTKWRCVEEAHGEICGFLDPDDVLLPDALEKMVKVHENHPEVSIVYSRCYRCDIEMNINGENNLLKLREGESFYTYRWYGPMNLATFKKAFYDKTEGIAPYILAGVDQDLYFKMEEVGDIYVLNEFTYKYRQGVSTAVTSNWYRTWFWNLEVRRNACMRRGLSLSDETYQDFIKVIQEREQRVMNQNKHDILFSSKVFRLGYAILYPFIKIKELLNRIRK; encoded by the coding sequence ATGGAGATTCCTTTGTTTTCTGTTCTTATAGCCAATTATAATAATGGGCATTATCTGCAAGAGGCGATAGATAGTGTTTTTGAACAGAGTTATCATAATTGGGAAATCGTTGTCGTAGATGATGGTTCTACCGATCAGTCGAGTAAAATCTACCATAAGTATGAGAAGGATTCTCGTTTTCACATAGTTTATAATGAGCAAAATCGGGGATGTGGATATACTAAATGGAGATGTGTAGAGGAAGCGCATGGGGAAATTTGTGGTTTCTTAGATCCCGATGATGTGTTATTGCCAGATGCTTTGGAGAAGATGGTAAAGGTACATGAAAACCATCCTGAAGTTTCTATCGTGTATTCTCGCTGTTACAGATGTGATATCGAAATGAATATAAATGGCGAGAATAATTTGCTAAAGTTGAGAGAAGGAGAGTCCTTTTATACTTATCGATGGTATGGACCAATGAATTTGGCAACGTTCAAAAAAGCATTTTACGATAAGACAGAGGGAATAGCCCCATACATCTTAGCTGGAGTGGATCAGGATTTGTATTTTAAGATGGAGGAAGTTGGAGATATCTATGTTTTGAATGAGTTTACTTATAAATACAGACAGGGAGTTTCGACGGCTGTAACGAGTAATTGGTATCGGACGTGGTTTTGGAATTTGGAGGTGAGACGTAATGCTTGTATGAGGCGTGGATTGAGTTTAAGCGATGAAACCTATCAGGATTTTATTAAGGTCATTCAAGAAAGAGAACAGCGTGTAATGAATCAAAACAAACACGATATATTGTTCTCTTCGAAGGTGTTTCGTTTAGGATATGCGATTTTATATCCTTTCATTAAAATAAAGGAATTACTGAATCGTATTCGTAAATGA
- a CDS encoding glycosyltransferase family A protein gives MIFSFVLPAYKGKYLEQAISSIIAQDYKEFELVVVDDCSPDDIRGIVSGFHDDHISYYLNEDNIGGHDLVAQWNHCLEYAKGDYVVLATDDDLYEPNFLSSFVPLIEKYPEVGLFRARILQVDDQNVVKDIDACYKEYLSPVEFRYHMLHGMRGGIPQYIFKRRTLVEKGGFVNFPKAWASDDATALLMSDCGVVNSQEHLVRFRWSCINISNDRRCGLEKFQARLLFSKWLQEHQVAVGEDEKWKTFYQRTVTEYLPIYNKLTMITTMSMLTCSHWIKSIKELWACDTFSLKDKCSIILRSFQKRIR, from the coding sequence ATGATTTTCTCTTTCGTCCTTCCCGCCTATAAGGGGAAATACCTTGAACAGGCGATTAGTAGTATTATCGCCCAAGACTATAAAGAATTTGAATTGGTTGTCGTGGATGATTGCTCTCCGGATGATATTCGGGGAATTGTGTCAGGATTTCATGATGACCACATTTCTTATTACCTGAATGAGGATAATATAGGAGGACATGATTTAGTGGCACAGTGGAACCATTGTCTTGAATATGCCAAGGGAGATTATGTCGTTCTTGCAACAGACGATGATTTGTATGAGCCGAATTTCTTGTCTTCATTTGTACCCCTGATTGAGAAATATCCAGAAGTGGGGCTGTTCCGTGCGAGGATATTGCAGGTGGATGACCAAAACGTGGTTAAAGATATAGATGCCTGCTATAAGGAATATCTGTCACCTGTGGAGTTTCGTTATCATATGTTGCATGGAATGAGAGGCGGTATTCCGCAGTATATTTTCAAACGTAGGACTTTAGTCGAGAAAGGTGGTTTTGTGAATTTTCCGAAAGCATGGGCTTCGGATGATGCAACAGCGTTGTTGATGTCAGATTGCGGGGTTGTCAACAGCCAGGAGCATTTGGTGCGTTTCCGTTGGAGCTGTATCAATATTTCTAATGACAGGAGATGCGGTTTGGAGAAATTCCAAGCTAGATTATTGTTTTCAAAATGGCTTCAAGAGCATCAGGTGGCAGTTGGCGAAGATGAAAAATGGAAGACGTTTTATCAGCGAACAGTTACGGAATATCTGCCGATTTACAATAAGCTGACGATGATCACAACAATGAGTATGTTGACTTGTAGTCATTGGATAAAAAGCATAAAGGAACTGTGGGCATGTGACACATTCTCACTCAAAGATAAATGTTCAATTATATTGAGGTCGTTTCAAAAAAGGATTAGATAG
- a CDS encoding acyltransferase family protein: MNKASGKRREPWIDIAKGILILFVLLGHVNYFAHDFAGIDDFEFVTNTHIFFITWYMPAFFVITGYCTNFDIPFKDFALKNFKSLIIPSILIGVFLSSWIASFFTSEGLSCYNFLDKNWYGILLTCGPWFLIALFVAKIIMYGIRKWIKVGDVWIFLILLFGMLVGCSIYNKKMVLNIWYFEHALMLLPFLFFGNVLKKHSQWLDKEKLLVCLGLGFILVAILMKLFHLPYPYIVGVVGMFWGNFWLCFLMGVSGSLMLFVICRWIGKCGWLEYLGKHTITIYLLQESIMVVLIKGYLHWQVGISKYFVALFLILFTAFVCAWLDVVIDKHARFLKGKF; encoded by the coding sequence TTGAATAAAGCATCAGGTAAAAGGAGAGAGCCTTGGATAGATATAGCTAAAGGGATTCTAATCTTGTTTGTGTTGCTGGGGCATGTCAACTATTTTGCTCACGACTTTGCAGGAATAGATGATTTTGAGTTTGTTACAAATACACACATATTCTTTATCACTTGGTATATGCCTGCCTTTTTTGTGATAACTGGCTATTGTACAAATTTTGATATACCGTTTAAAGACTTTGCATTAAAGAATTTCAAGAGTTTGATTATCCCCAGTATCTTGATAGGGGTGTTTCTTTCTTCATGGATAGCATCATTCTTTACATCAGAAGGACTCTCTTGCTATAATTTTTTAGACAAAAATTGGTATGGAATATTGTTGACTTGTGGTCCTTGGTTCCTGATAGCATTGTTTGTCGCCAAGATAATCATGTATGGTATTAGGAAATGGATTAAAGTTGGGGATGTTTGGATTTTCCTGATTTTATTATTTGGGATGTTGGTCGGTTGTTCCATCTATAATAAGAAAATGGTTCTAAATATATGGTATTTTGAGCATGCACTGATGTTACTTCCATTCCTTTTCTTTGGAAACGTGTTAAAAAAACACTCGCAGTGGTTGGATAAAGAAAAGTTATTGGTGTGTCTTGGTTTGGGATTTATATTGGTGGCAATATTGATGAAGCTATTCCATTTACCATACCCATATATAGTTGGGGTTGTTGGCATGTTTTGGGGTAATTTTTGGTTGTGTTTTTTAATGGGTGTCTCAGGTTCTTTAATGTTGTTTGTCATATGTAGATGGATTGGAAAATGCGGTTGGTTAGAATATTTGGGCAAGCACACAATTACGATTTATTTGCTTCAAGAAAGTATAATGGTTGTTCTTATTAAAGGGTACCTCCATTGGCAAGTGGGTATCTCTAAATATTTTGTTGCTTTATTCTTAATTTTGTTTACAGCGTTTGTCTGTGCATGGTTGGATGTTGTGATAGATAAACATGCAAGATTTCTGAAAGGAAAATTTTAA
- a CDS encoding acyltransferase family protein, giving the protein MELLRVISMILIMMIHAQFYLIPHSIPRWFILIGADAGVNCFVLISGYFGIHPKIKSFSSFIFQILFFVLIGNLISFCGGKASVTSFNFINFSWFINAYIALYVFSPVLNAYAEKATKRQFQWFLVLWAMVEVVMGYAIDYLKFDRGYSFQAFIFLYMVARYIKIHGGRWCSLDKRNDLFLFVLFTLISAFLMSYSEYIGKSAGGEYYLRAYNSPLMILASVFFTLFFSKLKLQSGVVNWMGKSAYAAFLFHCVILEWYRGTCLNFYNSNHYILASLYSVGFILLIFMVAILID; this is encoded by the coding sequence ATGGAATTATTAAGAGTCATTTCGATGATTCTTATCATGATGATTCATGCGCAGTTTTATTTGATACCACATTCTATACCTCGTTGGTTTATTTTGATAGGTGCAGATGCCGGGGTCAATTGTTTTGTGCTTATTTCCGGATATTTTGGAATTCACCCCAAAATAAAGAGTTTTTCCTCTTTCATATTTCAGATATTGTTCTTTGTTTTAATAGGGAATCTAATCTCGTTTTGTGGGGGTAAGGCTTCGGTCACAAGTTTTAATTTTATAAATTTCTCATGGTTTATTAATGCATATATTGCGTTATATGTTTTTTCGCCAGTTTTAAATGCTTATGCTGAAAAAGCCACAAAAAGGCAGTTTCAGTGGTTCTTGGTTTTATGGGCAATGGTCGAAGTTGTAATGGGATACGCTATCGATTATTTAAAGTTCGATAGGGGGTATTCTTTTCAAGCATTTATTTTCCTTTACATGGTTGCCCGTTATATAAAGATTCATGGAGGACGATGGTGTTCATTAGACAAGCGCAATGATCTCTTTTTGTTTGTTTTGTTTACTTTGATAAGTGCCTTTCTTATGTCTTATAGCGAATATATAGGAAAGTCTGCTGGTGGTGAGTATTATTTGCGTGCCTATAATTCACCATTGATGATATTAGCAAGTGTCTTTTTCACATTGTTTTTCTCAAAGTTGAAGCTACAAAGCGGAGTTGTGAATTGGATGGGAAAGTCAGCCTATGCTGCATTCCTGTTTCATTGCGTGATATTGGAATGGTATAGAGGCACTTGTCTTAATTTCTACAATTCAAACCATTATATTCTTGCAAGTTTGTATTCTGTAGGATTTATTTTACTTATATTTATGGTAGCTATTTTGATAGATTAG
- a CDS encoding glycosyltransferase family 2 protein, with the protein MKFSVITINYNHAEGLQRTIESVASQSSHDYEYIVIDGGSTDGSVEIIREHASQIDFWISEKDGGIYPAMNKGVKAAHGDYCIFMNSGDEFYAPDVITEFARLDLTEDIVCGDICFGENNISPNPDVVTMRTFYKHTLYHQASFIKTRLLREHPYDETMRSAADWKFFMHELVFRNATYRHVPVVVARFESGGVSTANSEVSRQEVFNELKACFPERVLADYEDYVFGCTPYRQMFTTVEQIPPVRKIIYKINICILKVMNLWLKSDWIRKLK; encoded by the coding sequence ATGAAGTTTTCTGTCATTACCATTAATTACAACCATGCAGAGGGATTGCAACGGACTATTGAGAGTGTTGCGTCCCAATCTTCCCATGATTATGAGTATATTGTGATTGATGGAGGAAGTACAGATGGTAGTGTGGAAATAATCAGGGAACATGCCTCTCAAATCGATTTCTGGATAAGCGAGAAGGATGGGGGAATCTACCCGGCGATGAACAAAGGCGTGAAGGCTGCGCATGGGGACTATTGCATCTTTATGAATTCCGGTGATGAATTTTATGCTCCGGATGTCATTACGGAATTTGCAAGGTTAGATTTGACTGAAGACATTGTGTGTGGAGACATCTGTTTTGGAGAAAACAATATTTCTCCCAATCCCGACGTCGTGACGATGCGGACGTTTTATAAGCATACATTATATCACCAAGCGAGTTTTATAAAGACTCGGTTGTTAAGGGAACATCCCTATGATGAGACCATGCGGAGTGCTGCCGACTGGAAATTTTTTATGCATGAGTTGGTGTTCCGGAACGCCACTTATCGGCATGTGCCTGTCGTGGTTGCACGTTTTGAGAGTGGGGGGGTGAGCACCGCTAACAGCGAAGTGTCCCGTCAGGAAGTGTTCAATGAGTTGAAAGCATGTTTCCCCGAGCGCGTATTGGCAGATTATGAGGATTATGTGTTCGGTTGCACGCCTTATCGCCAGATGTTTACGACGGTAGAGCAGATTCCACCAGTCAGAAAGATAATATATAAGATAAATATCTGTATCCTGAAAGTCATGAATCTTTGGTTGAAGAGCGACTGGATACGGAAGTTGAAATGA
- a CDS encoding glycosyltransferase family 2 protein: MKLSIITINYNNCEGLRKTIKSVVSQTFRDFEYIIIDGGSTDGSVDVIKEYADRVDYWVSEKDHGIYHAMNKGAFAAHGEYTQFLNSGDYLCDERVLEKVFANQFNEDIVCGNMYTSRGDERISPDEVSMAYMLTGTLLHPVSFIKRALFDVYKYDERYKIMGDRDFFMHHLIKENVSYRKVNVFVAVFDVSGISCTSTNKDADRALINHLTDCLIPPRVRADYRNFMGEDDYYHSLFYTLSFAKLRKYVYTLVVLFVKIITFNRGWIKDYPIRLRKQKI, encoded by the coding sequence ATGAAACTATCAATTATTACCATCAACTATAACAACTGCGAAGGTCTGCGTAAGACGATAAAGAGCGTGGTCAGTCAGACGTTCCGTGATTTTGAGTATATCATTATTGACGGGGGAAGTACGGATGGCAGTGTTGATGTGATTAAAGAGTATGCTGATAGGGTTGACTACTGGGTGAGCGAAAAGGATCATGGAATTTATCATGCGATGAATAAGGGAGCCTTTGCTGCTCATGGGGAATATACCCAATTTTTGAACTCTGGTGACTATCTATGTGACGAGCGTGTTTTGGAAAAAGTTTTTGCAAATCAGTTCAACGAAGACATCGTCTGTGGGAATATGTACACATCAAGGGGAGACGAGCGCATTTCGCCCGATGAAGTTTCCATGGCGTATATGCTGACCGGCACTTTATTGCATCCAGTGTCCTTTATCAAAAGAGCTTTATTTGACGTGTACAAATATGATGAGCGATATAAGATCATGGGCGATCGTGACTTCTTCATGCATCACCTGATAAAAGAAAATGTGAGCTATCGGAAGGTAAATGTGTTCGTTGCCGTTTTTGATGTCTCGGGAATCAGTTGTACAAGTACGAATAAGGATGCTGACAGAGCATTGATAAATCATCTGACCGATTGTTTGATACCTCCACGTGTGCGGGCAGACTATAGGAATTTTATGGGCGAGGATGATTATTATCATTCATTGTTTTATACCTTGAGTTTTGCAAAGCTAAGGAAATATGTCTATACCTTGGTAGTCCTTTTTGTTAAGATAATTACTTTTAACCGCGGGTGGATAAAAGATTATCCCATCAGATTAAGAAAGCAAAAGATATGA
- a CDS encoding glycosyltransferase: protein MSYNKLLTIIVPVYNVERYLEQCIQSLLAQDIPQIDYEILLINDGSTDKSFEIAKRYKDTHENIILLTQENKGQAAVRNRGVKKANGEYIMFVDSDDMLLPNVLKNIIITAKEYDLDVCAYKMVCYDSKGNMHDAACQPFSSDKVYDGKYAIMHGADIGSSCIYLYKHKFLIENNLKFLEGIYHEDVEFVLRMYAYIKRIMYLDIVAYSYTWNPNSTDRHLYHDKRIKQICDEFIIIKSITDFAETYVFDKDLKEYYLKHNNSMLVSLLLGIIKNRSFTNKTKKTLLTKMKSLFYPLKGKTLSWKTSLLIPFLNIILKSNKDYKSLDI, encoded by the coding sequence ATGTCATATAATAAATTATTAACAATAATAGTTCCTGTCTACAATGTAGAAAGATATCTTGAGCAATGTATTCAGTCATTATTGGCACAAGATATTCCTCAAATTGACTATGAAATTCTCCTTATTAACGATGGTTCTACTGACAAAAGTTTTGAAATAGCTAAGCGATATAAAGATACACATGAAAATATCATCCTCTTAACTCAAGAGAACAAAGGACAAGCCGCTGTTAGAAATAGGGGAGTGAAAAAAGCAAACGGAGAATATATTATGTTCGTGGATTCGGATGATATGCTCCTGCCAAATGTCCTCAAAAATATTATTATAACAGCAAAAGAGTATGATTTGGATGTTTGTGCTTATAAAATGGTCTGTTATGACTCTAAAGGGAATATGCATGACGCAGCATGTCAACCTTTTTCATCGGACAAAGTATATGATGGCAAATATGCTATTATGCATGGCGCTGATATCGGCTCCTCATGTATTTATCTATACAAGCATAAATTTCTTATAGAAAATAATTTGAAATTTTTAGAAGGCATATATCATGAAGATGTTGAATTCGTATTACGAATGTATGCATACATAAAAAGAATAATGTATTTAGATATAGTTGCATATTCTTATACATGGAATCCGAATTCTACAGATAGACATCTTTATCATGATAAAAGGATAAAGCAGATCTGTGATGAATTTATTATCATAAAGAGTATAACGGATTTTGCAGAGACTTATGTTTTTGATAAGGATTTAAAAGAATATTATTTAAAGCACAATAATTCAATGTTAGTCTCATTGCTATTGGGGATAATAAAAAATAGAAGTTTTACAAATAAAACAAAAAAAACACTTTTAACTAAGATGAAGAGTCTGTTTTATCCTTTAAAAGGAAAAACTCTCTCATGGAAAACATCTTTATTAATTCCTTTTTTAAATATAATATTGAAGAGTAATAAGGATTATAAGTCATTAGATATATAA